TGATAAATCTGGATAACTTATAATATTCATATGAATTCCTCCAAAAGTTTAATAGTTATTCATTTTCATTAATGATAGCTAGCATTTGGTGATCTTCCCATTTCCCATTTATACGTACATTTTTCTTGGCAATTCCCTCTTTGTGGAAACCCGCCTTTTCTAATACTCTTATTGAACCAATGTTATGAGGCATTACACCCGCTTCAATGCGATGTAATTTTAATTCATTAAAGGCATATTCTACAACTAACTTTACAGCTTCAGTTGTATATCCTTTACCATTTTCTTGTTCATCTAAAGAATAACCAACAAAACAACTTTGTAAATCTCCTCTTAACACCTCTGCAAGCATCGTAAAGCCTATAAAAGCCTCTGTTTCCTTTAAAAAGATACCAAAGCCATAATACAAATCATTGTCGCTTTTCTCTTTATATGACTTAATACGATCTTGCTGAGCTTCCAAAGTATAGAAACTCTCGTCTTTTATATATGTAAAAGGTTTAAAAAACTCTCTATTTCGAACTTCATATGATAAAAAATCCTCTGCATCTGCAACGTCTAAATGTCTTAAATATATAGTATTACCAACT
This genomic interval from Gottfriedia acidiceleris contains the following:
- a CDS encoding GNAT family N-acetyltransferase, which codes for MKLVGNTIYLRHLDVADAEDFLSYEVRNREFFKPFTYIKDESFYTLEAQQDRIKSYKEKSDNDLYYGFGIFLKETEAFIGFTMLAEVLRGDLQSCFVGYSLDEQENGKGYTTEAVKLVVEYAFNELKLHRIEAGVMPHNIGSIRVLEKAGFHKEGIAKKNVRINGKWEDHQMLAIINENE